A single genomic interval of Daucus carota subsp. sativus chromosome 1, DH1 v3.0, whole genome shotgun sequence harbors:
- the LOC108222541 gene encoding pleiotropic drug resistance protein 3 isoform X2 gives MSEVIRTLSYLGMETGAMHDSSFIREGDDECELQLAATERLPAYRQTSISLFDEENLVNTSTVNQETSKMTNLDVPKLGVPERRALIDKLLEKIEEDNHKLLLKQRRRLERVGLEFPQVEVRYQNLCIEAECEVVHGKPLPTLWSSLKRVIAAATDVIWRNSHVYKIKILKEVDGIIRPSRMTLLLGHPGCGKSTLLLALAGKLDPNLKVTGTVTYNGYNLNEFLPQNTSAYISQHDRHTSEMTVRETLDFSARCQGIGSRADIYEKVCRREKQAGIISEPEIDSYMKALATEGLKETLQTDYILKILGLDACADTVVGDAMRRGISGGQKKRLTTGEMLIGPAKVLLMDEISNGLDSSTTFQIVTCLQQLTHITGYTTLVSLLQPDPETFGLFDDIILMAEGMTLYHGPKEYVLEFFESCGFRCPQRKGIADFLQEVVSTKDQGQYWDNMDEPYNYISAQDFKRKFRDFYVGKNLYNEFSHPTDKIEIQKSPLSFNTGSVKNLELFKACMAREWLLMKRNSFVHVFKSVQLVVTAIITMTVFIRTRTTLDDIHANFYMSSLFYALVRLVTNGVSEVSMTYSRLPVFYKQRDFYFYPAWTYAIPALILKIPFSFLDAFLWTVLTYFAIGYTPEPERFLCQLLLLFVLHQVSISSFRLLATMLRNPAFAVSCSLFSMLVMFLFCGFIIPQSSLPAWLKWGFWLSPITYAEISISTNEFLAPRWKKVFSANVTIGQAVLTQHGLNYGAKFYWISIGALVGFWIVLNIGFTFALTWLRSPGRSRTVISQESISKQKKGCNMRTLSQKNMWTHVSCSQAPEEVKQRGMVLPFEPVTITFQNVQYYVNMPTQMKEHGSEQKRLQLLQDITGSFRPGVLTALMGVTGAGKTTLLDVLSGRKTSGDIEGEIKIGGYPKVQDTYAQISGYCEQTDMHSPMVTVKESLAFSARLRLSSQLSESNKNEFLEEVLHMIELDDIKDALVGFPGVNGISYEQRKRLTIAVELVSNPSIIFMDEPTSGLDARAAAIVMRVVRNIANAGRTIVCTIHQPSINIFEAFDELLLMKRGGEIIYSGTLGLHSSDLIEYFEGIPGVAKLQENYNPATWMLEITSASTEVQLGLDFGHIYKRSHLYGKTVELVKELSSPVKGLGQIKNSTCLSQNEWEQFKACLWKQHLSYWRSPKYNLVRLTFITMVSLLLGGLLWQKGTDINDEQDLLNILGTIYIFVLFLGIANCSSVQSFIATERAVVWRERFAGMYSSLAHSLAQMVIEIPYLFLQAFIFVIITYPAIGFYWSVSKVLWYFHTTFCTVLYFTYLGMLLFAITPSLQVASIMATFSYTILSLFSGFLIPGPQMPKWWEWCYWLCPSAWSLRGILTSQYGDINKEILVFGEKKAVSTFLASYFGYHHKDLSLVASVLCIFPLVFASGYAYFMARLNFQKR, from the exons ATGTCCGAAGTCATCAGGACTTTGTCGTACCTTGGGATGGAAACTGGAGCAATGCATGACTCGAGCTTTATCAGAGAAGGAGATGATGAATGTGAATTGCAATTAGCAGCAACAGAGAGACTACCTGCATACAGACAAACTTCAATATCACTCTTTGATGAAGAAAACCTTGTAAATACCTCGACAGTGAATCAGGAAACTAGCAAGATGACAAATCTTGATGTCCCAAAGCTTGGAGTTCCAGAAAGACGCGCACTTATAGACAAACTACTAGAGAAAATCGAGGAAGACAATCATAAATTGTTACTTAAACAGAGAAGAAGACTTGAAAG AGTGGGGCTTGAATTTCCTCAAGTGGAAGTCAGGTATCAAAATTTATGCATAGAAGCGGAATGTGAGGTTGTTCATGGGAAACCACTGCCAACTTTGTGGAGCAGCCTAAAAAGGGTTATCGCG GCTGCTACAGATGTTATATGGCGGAATTCTCATGTGTACAAGATCAAAATCCTTAAAGAAGTAGATGGGATCATTAGGCCTTCAAG GATGACACTGCTGCTCGGCCATCCTGGATGTGGGAAATCCACATTGTTGTTAGCACTGGCTGGGAAACTAGACCCGAATCTAAAG gTCACTGGAACCGTCACATACAACGGTTACAACCTCAATGAATTTCTTCCTCAGAATACATCAGCTTATATAAGCCAACATGACCGACACACTTCTGAGATGACAGTAAGAGAAACCCTTGATTTTTCAGCACGCTGTCAAGGGATTGGTAGCAGAGCAG atatttatGAAAAAGTCTGCAGAAGAGAGAAACAAGCTGGGATTATTTCTGAACCTGAAATTGACAGCTATATGAAA GCATTAGCTACTGAAGGGCTAAAAGAAACTCTACAGACTGACTATATTTTAAAG ATACTCGGACTGGATGCCTGTGCTGATACAGTGGTGGGAGATGCAATGAGAAGAGGAATATCAGGTGGTCAAAAGAAAAGATTGACAACGG GGGAAATGCTGATCGGTCCTGCCAAAGTTCTTCTTATGGATGAAATATCAAATGGTTTAGATAGTTCAACCACTTTTCAGATAGTTACTTGCCTTCAGCAGCTGACTCACATTACAGGATACACCACATTGGTATCCCTACTTCAGCCAGATCCAGAGACTTTTGGTCTCTTTGACGACATTATCCTGATGGCTGAAGGTATGACTTTATACCATGGGCCAAAAGAATATGTATTGGAATTCTTTGAGAGCTGTGGCTTCAGGTGTCCACAAAGAAAAGGGATTGCAGACTTCCTACAAGAA GTCGTCTCAACAAAGGATCAAGGACAATATTGGGACAATATGGATGAACCTTACAATTATATCTCTGCTCAAgactttaaaagaaaattcagaGATTTCTATGTAGGGAAGAATCTGTATAATGAATTTTCTCATCCAACTGATAAAATTGAAATCCAGAAAAGCCCTTTGTCCTTCAACACTGGCTCTGTCAAAAACCTGGAGCTGTTTAAAGCTTGCATGGCAAGAGAATGGCTTCTTATGAAGCGTAATTCATTTGTTCATGTATTTAAATCTGTACAG CTAGTTGTCACTGCAATTATAACAATGACTGTTTTCATTCGTACACGGACAACCCTTGATGACATCCATGCAAATTTTTACATGTCATCGCTATTTTATGCCCTCGTGAGGCTAGTGACCAATGGTGTCTCAGAGGTGTCCATGACTTATTCGCGCCTTCCTGTCTTCTACAAACAACGCGATTTCTACTTCTACCCTGCATGGACTTATGCTATTCCAGCTTTAATTCTGAAGATTCCATTCTCATTCCTAGATGCTTTTCTTTGGACAGTCCTCACCTACTTTGCCATAGGTTACACTCCTGAACCTGAAAG GTTTCTTTGCCAACTTCTCCTCCTTTTTGTTCTACATCAAGTATCGATATCTTCATTTCGTTTGCTAGCTACCATGTTGCGGAATCCAGCTTTTGCTGTGTCCTGCAGCCTTTTCTCCATGCTAGTGATGTTTCTATTCTGCGGCTTTATAATTCCACAAT CCTCTTTGCCTGCATGGCTAAAATGGGGATTCTGGCTTTCTCCTATAACATATGCTGAAATCAGTATTTCAACAAATGAATTTCTTGCTCCACGATGGAAAAAG GTCTTCTCTGCAAATGTTACGATAGGGCAAGCAGTTCTCACACAGCATGGCCTCAACTATGGTGCAAAGTTCTACTGGATATCCATAGGAGCACTAGTAGGATTTTGGATAGTTTTGAACATTGGATTCACCTTCGCATTAACTTGGCTAAGAT CTCCAGGAAGATCTCGCACTGTTATATCTCAAGAAAGCATATCCAAACAGAAAAAAGGCTGCAACATGAGAACATTGTCTCAGAAAAACATGTGGACTCATGTGAGTTGTTCGCAAGCTCCTGAGGAAGTAAAACAACGAG GGATGGTGTTGCCTTTTGAGCCTGTGACAATAACATTCCAGAATGTGCAGTATTATGTCAATATGCCAACG CAAATGAAAGAGCATGGTTCTGAACAGAAAAGGTTACAACTTCTTCAAGATATTACAGGATCATTCAGACCTGGAGTTCTGACGGCTCTGATGGGTGTTACTGGAGCAGGGAAAACAACACTCTTAGACGTTCTCTCAGGACGTAAAACTAGTGGTGACATTGAAGGAGAAATTAAAATTGGAGGCTACCCAAAGGTTCAGGATACATATGCTCAAATATCTGGTTACTGTGAGCAAACTGATATGCATTCTCCAATGGTCACTGTAAAAGAATCATTGGCCTTTTCAGCTCGGTTACGTTTGTCTTCTCAGCTTAGTGAAAGTAATAAAAAT GAGTTTTTAGAAGAAGTTCTTCACATGATTGAACTTGACGATATAAAGGATGCATTAGTTGGCTTTCCTGGTGTAAATGGTATCTCATATGAGCAGCGAAAACGGTTAACTATTGCAGTAGAGCTTGTTTCAAATCCATCAATAATATTCATGGATGAACCAACTTCTGGTCTAGATGCTAGAGCAGCTGCAATTGTTATGCGAGTAGTTAGAAATATTGCTAATGCTGGAAGGACAATTGTGTGCACTATACATCAGCCAAGCATCAACATATTTGAGGCATTTGATGAG CTACTTCTAATGAAGAGAGGTGGAGAAATAATATATTCTGGAACATTGGGTCTTCATTCGAGTGATCTCATTGAGTATTTTGAG GGGATTCCTGGAGTAGCAAAATTACAAGAGAATTATAATCCAGCAACCTGGATGCTAGAGATTACAAGTGCATCTACAGAGGTTCAGCTTGGTCTTGATTTTGGTCATATTTACAAAAGGTCTCATCTATATGG GAAAACTGTGGAACTAGTTAAAGAACTGAGCTCTCCAGTCAAAGGCTTAGGACAAATAAAGAATTCTACTTGCCTTTCACAAAATGAATGGGAACAATTCAAAGCATGTCTTTGGAAACAGCATTTGTCATACTGGAGGAGTCCAAAATACAATTTGGTGCGGCTAACATTCATTACCATGGTGTCTTTGCTGCTAGGAGGACTTCTTTGGCAGAAAGGAACCGATAT CAACGACGAACAGGACTTGCTGAACATACTAGGAACCATATACATATTTGTACTGTTCTTGGGAATAGCCAACTGCTCATCAGTTCAGTCATTCATAGCCACGGAAAGAGCTGTTGTGTGGAGAGAAAGATTTGCTGGAATGTACTCCTCTTTGGCTCATTCACTTGCACAG ATGGTGATTGAAATTCCATATCTATTTCTACAAGCATTTATATTTGTGATAATCACATATCCAGCAATAGGCTTCTACTGGTCTGTCAGTAAAGTATTATGGTATTTTCACACGACATTTTGCACCGTACTCTATTTCACGTACCTTGGAATGCTTCTCTTCGCCATCACTCCATCTCTGCAAGTGGCTTCTATAATGGCAACCTTCAGCTACACCATACTGAGTCTCTTCTCCGGATTCTTGATACCTGGACCG CAAATGCCGAAATGGTGGGAGTGGTGTTATTGGTTATGCCCTTCAGCCTGGTCCTTGAGAGGCATTCTGACATCGCAATACGGAGATATAAACAAGGAGATCCTGGTATTCGGAGAAAAGAAGGCAGTGAGTACCTTCTTGGCGAGTTACTTTGGTTATCATCACAAAGATTTGAGTCTGGTAGCATCAGTTCTATGTATTTTCCCACTTGTCTTTGCATCTGGCTATGCATATTTCATGGCTAGACTTAACTTTCAGAAACGGTAA
- the LOC108222541 gene encoding ABC transporter G family member 33 isoform X1: MSEVIRTLSYLGMETGAMHDSSFIREGDDECELQLAATERLPAYRQTSISLFDEENLVNTSTVNQETSKMTNLDVPKLGVPERRALIDKLLEKIEEDNHKLLLKQRRRLERVGLEFPQVEVRYQNLCIEAECEVVHGKPLPTLWSSLKRVIAAATDVIWRNSHVYKIKILKEVDGIIRPSRMTLLLGHPGCGKSTLLLALAGKLDPNLKVTGTVTYNGYNLNEFLPQNTSAYISQHDRHTSEMTVRETLDFSARCQGIGSRADIYEKVCRREKQAGIISEPEIDSYMKALATEGLKETLQTDYILKILGLDACADTVVGDAMRRGISGGQKKRLTTGEMLIGPAKVLLMDEISNGLDSSTTFQIVTCLQQLTHITGYTTLVSLLQPDPETFGLFDDIILMAEGMTLYHGPKEYVLEFFESCGFRCPQRKGIADFLQEVVSTKDQGQYWDNMDEPYNYISAQDFKRKFRDFYVGKNLYNEFSHPTDKIEIQKSPLSFNTGSVKNLELFKACMAREWLLMKRNSFVHVFKSVQLVVTAIITMTVFIRTRTTLDDIHANFYMSSLFYALVRLVTNGVSEVSMTYSRLPVFYKQRDFYFYPAWTYAIPALILKIPFSFLDAFLWTVLTYFAIGYTPEPERFLCQLLLLFVLHQVSISSFRLLATMLRNPAFAVSCSLFSMLVMFLFCGFIIPQSSLPAWLKWGFWLSPITYAEISISTNEFLAPRWKKVFSANVTIGQAVLTQHGLNYGAKFYWISIGALVGFWIVLNIGFTFALTWLRSPGRSRTVISQESISKQKKGCNMRTLSQKNMWTHVSCSQAPEEVKQRGMVLPFEPVTITFQNVQYYVNMPTQMKEHGSEQKRLQLLQDITGSFRPGVLTALMGVTGAGKTTLLDVLSGRKTSGDIEGEIKIGGYPKVQDTYAQISGYCEQTDMHSPMVTVKESLAFSARLRLSSQLSESNKNEFLEEVLHMIELDDIKDALVGFPGVNGISYEQRKRLTIAVELVSNPSIIFMDEPTSGLDARAAAIVMRVVRNIANAGRTIVCTIHQPSINIFEAFDELLLMKRGGEIIYSGTLGLHSSDLIEYFEGIPGVAKLQENYNPATWMLEITSASTEVQLGLDFGHIYKRSHLYGKTVELVKELSSPVKGLGQIKNSTCLSQNEWEQFKACLWKQHLSYWRSPKYNLVRLTFITMVSLLLGGLLWQKGTDINDEQDLLNILGTIYIFVLFLGIANCSSVQSFIATERAVVWRERFAGMYSSLAHSLAQMVIEIPYLFLQAFIFVIITYPAIGFYWSVSKVLWYFHTTFCTVLYFTYLGMLLFAITPSLQVASIMATFSYTILSLFSGFLIPGPQMPKWWEWCYWLCPSAWSLRGILTSQYGDINKEILVFGEKKAKTLLLMRWEKIRNKNGFFGFSCFHKQSENHLSKNSMFSCFSEADISWKKLVCGEGGSNT; this comes from the exons ATGTCCGAAGTCATCAGGACTTTGTCGTACCTTGGGATGGAAACTGGAGCAATGCATGACTCGAGCTTTATCAGAGAAGGAGATGATGAATGTGAATTGCAATTAGCAGCAACAGAGAGACTACCTGCATACAGACAAACTTCAATATCACTCTTTGATGAAGAAAACCTTGTAAATACCTCGACAGTGAATCAGGAAACTAGCAAGATGACAAATCTTGATGTCCCAAAGCTTGGAGTTCCAGAAAGACGCGCACTTATAGACAAACTACTAGAGAAAATCGAGGAAGACAATCATAAATTGTTACTTAAACAGAGAAGAAGACTTGAAAG AGTGGGGCTTGAATTTCCTCAAGTGGAAGTCAGGTATCAAAATTTATGCATAGAAGCGGAATGTGAGGTTGTTCATGGGAAACCACTGCCAACTTTGTGGAGCAGCCTAAAAAGGGTTATCGCG GCTGCTACAGATGTTATATGGCGGAATTCTCATGTGTACAAGATCAAAATCCTTAAAGAAGTAGATGGGATCATTAGGCCTTCAAG GATGACACTGCTGCTCGGCCATCCTGGATGTGGGAAATCCACATTGTTGTTAGCACTGGCTGGGAAACTAGACCCGAATCTAAAG gTCACTGGAACCGTCACATACAACGGTTACAACCTCAATGAATTTCTTCCTCAGAATACATCAGCTTATATAAGCCAACATGACCGACACACTTCTGAGATGACAGTAAGAGAAACCCTTGATTTTTCAGCACGCTGTCAAGGGATTGGTAGCAGAGCAG atatttatGAAAAAGTCTGCAGAAGAGAGAAACAAGCTGGGATTATTTCTGAACCTGAAATTGACAGCTATATGAAA GCATTAGCTACTGAAGGGCTAAAAGAAACTCTACAGACTGACTATATTTTAAAG ATACTCGGACTGGATGCCTGTGCTGATACAGTGGTGGGAGATGCAATGAGAAGAGGAATATCAGGTGGTCAAAAGAAAAGATTGACAACGG GGGAAATGCTGATCGGTCCTGCCAAAGTTCTTCTTATGGATGAAATATCAAATGGTTTAGATAGTTCAACCACTTTTCAGATAGTTACTTGCCTTCAGCAGCTGACTCACATTACAGGATACACCACATTGGTATCCCTACTTCAGCCAGATCCAGAGACTTTTGGTCTCTTTGACGACATTATCCTGATGGCTGAAGGTATGACTTTATACCATGGGCCAAAAGAATATGTATTGGAATTCTTTGAGAGCTGTGGCTTCAGGTGTCCACAAAGAAAAGGGATTGCAGACTTCCTACAAGAA GTCGTCTCAACAAAGGATCAAGGACAATATTGGGACAATATGGATGAACCTTACAATTATATCTCTGCTCAAgactttaaaagaaaattcagaGATTTCTATGTAGGGAAGAATCTGTATAATGAATTTTCTCATCCAACTGATAAAATTGAAATCCAGAAAAGCCCTTTGTCCTTCAACACTGGCTCTGTCAAAAACCTGGAGCTGTTTAAAGCTTGCATGGCAAGAGAATGGCTTCTTATGAAGCGTAATTCATTTGTTCATGTATTTAAATCTGTACAG CTAGTTGTCACTGCAATTATAACAATGACTGTTTTCATTCGTACACGGACAACCCTTGATGACATCCATGCAAATTTTTACATGTCATCGCTATTTTATGCCCTCGTGAGGCTAGTGACCAATGGTGTCTCAGAGGTGTCCATGACTTATTCGCGCCTTCCTGTCTTCTACAAACAACGCGATTTCTACTTCTACCCTGCATGGACTTATGCTATTCCAGCTTTAATTCTGAAGATTCCATTCTCATTCCTAGATGCTTTTCTTTGGACAGTCCTCACCTACTTTGCCATAGGTTACACTCCTGAACCTGAAAG GTTTCTTTGCCAACTTCTCCTCCTTTTTGTTCTACATCAAGTATCGATATCTTCATTTCGTTTGCTAGCTACCATGTTGCGGAATCCAGCTTTTGCTGTGTCCTGCAGCCTTTTCTCCATGCTAGTGATGTTTCTATTCTGCGGCTTTATAATTCCACAAT CCTCTTTGCCTGCATGGCTAAAATGGGGATTCTGGCTTTCTCCTATAACATATGCTGAAATCAGTATTTCAACAAATGAATTTCTTGCTCCACGATGGAAAAAG GTCTTCTCTGCAAATGTTACGATAGGGCAAGCAGTTCTCACACAGCATGGCCTCAACTATGGTGCAAAGTTCTACTGGATATCCATAGGAGCACTAGTAGGATTTTGGATAGTTTTGAACATTGGATTCACCTTCGCATTAACTTGGCTAAGAT CTCCAGGAAGATCTCGCACTGTTATATCTCAAGAAAGCATATCCAAACAGAAAAAAGGCTGCAACATGAGAACATTGTCTCAGAAAAACATGTGGACTCATGTGAGTTGTTCGCAAGCTCCTGAGGAAGTAAAACAACGAG GGATGGTGTTGCCTTTTGAGCCTGTGACAATAACATTCCAGAATGTGCAGTATTATGTCAATATGCCAACG CAAATGAAAGAGCATGGTTCTGAACAGAAAAGGTTACAACTTCTTCAAGATATTACAGGATCATTCAGACCTGGAGTTCTGACGGCTCTGATGGGTGTTACTGGAGCAGGGAAAACAACACTCTTAGACGTTCTCTCAGGACGTAAAACTAGTGGTGACATTGAAGGAGAAATTAAAATTGGAGGCTACCCAAAGGTTCAGGATACATATGCTCAAATATCTGGTTACTGTGAGCAAACTGATATGCATTCTCCAATGGTCACTGTAAAAGAATCATTGGCCTTTTCAGCTCGGTTACGTTTGTCTTCTCAGCTTAGTGAAAGTAATAAAAAT GAGTTTTTAGAAGAAGTTCTTCACATGATTGAACTTGACGATATAAAGGATGCATTAGTTGGCTTTCCTGGTGTAAATGGTATCTCATATGAGCAGCGAAAACGGTTAACTATTGCAGTAGAGCTTGTTTCAAATCCATCAATAATATTCATGGATGAACCAACTTCTGGTCTAGATGCTAGAGCAGCTGCAATTGTTATGCGAGTAGTTAGAAATATTGCTAATGCTGGAAGGACAATTGTGTGCACTATACATCAGCCAAGCATCAACATATTTGAGGCATTTGATGAG CTACTTCTAATGAAGAGAGGTGGAGAAATAATATATTCTGGAACATTGGGTCTTCATTCGAGTGATCTCATTGAGTATTTTGAG GGGATTCCTGGAGTAGCAAAATTACAAGAGAATTATAATCCAGCAACCTGGATGCTAGAGATTACAAGTGCATCTACAGAGGTTCAGCTTGGTCTTGATTTTGGTCATATTTACAAAAGGTCTCATCTATATGG GAAAACTGTGGAACTAGTTAAAGAACTGAGCTCTCCAGTCAAAGGCTTAGGACAAATAAAGAATTCTACTTGCCTTTCACAAAATGAATGGGAACAATTCAAAGCATGTCTTTGGAAACAGCATTTGTCATACTGGAGGAGTCCAAAATACAATTTGGTGCGGCTAACATTCATTACCATGGTGTCTTTGCTGCTAGGAGGACTTCTTTGGCAGAAAGGAACCGATAT CAACGACGAACAGGACTTGCTGAACATACTAGGAACCATATACATATTTGTACTGTTCTTGGGAATAGCCAACTGCTCATCAGTTCAGTCATTCATAGCCACGGAAAGAGCTGTTGTGTGGAGAGAAAGATTTGCTGGAATGTACTCCTCTTTGGCTCATTCACTTGCACAG ATGGTGATTGAAATTCCATATCTATTTCTACAAGCATTTATATTTGTGATAATCACATATCCAGCAATAGGCTTCTACTGGTCTGTCAGTAAAGTATTATGGTATTTTCACACGACATTTTGCACCGTACTCTATTTCACGTACCTTGGAATGCTTCTCTTCGCCATCACTCCATCTCTGCAAGTGGCTTCTATAATGGCAACCTTCAGCTACACCATACTGAGTCTCTTCTCCGGATTCTTGATACCTGGACCG CAAATGCCGAAATGGTGGGAGTGGTGTTATTGGTTATGCCCTTCAGCCTGGTCCTTGAGAGGCATTCTGACATCGCAATACGGAGATATAAACAAGGAGATCCTGGTATTCGGAGAAAAGAAGGCA AAGAcattattattaatgagatgGGAGAAAATCCGAAATAAAAACGGATTTTTTGGGTTCAGTTGTTTCCACAAGCAATCAGAAAACCATTTAAGTAAAAATTCCATGTTCAGTTGTTTCTCTGAAGCAGATATCagctggaaaaaacttgtatgCGGTGAAGGTGGATCGAACACCTGA
- the LOC108205496 gene encoding uncharacterized protein LOC108205496, producing the protein MNSQRLSSAFLTSYKSPHTFIKFIKHFPYFTNQHFTFLGHSTSTMVNPNGTIIFSTVGRTEYGFDIFSVNLSGFLHKSPATLPQEQRLTDGISINFNAQFLDDKKNNQSIVYISERNGSAQVYLTEPGLTRPSLLHSVPESKFNDRPIIKDDQLYYISAHEEPDQLFKSWSALYTSRINGEKGKPTRLTPKNEVDYSPAISESGECFAVASYGSRPWSGEFHDLETNIIVFRRSNPEERFVVCHHGGWPTWSGDSTLYFHRQADDGWWSIFRLVLSNNFDETAELCAPQRITPPGVHCFTPAAMHNKNQIIVATRRPDNKYRHIEVFDVELKTFIPVTMLLNADMHHYSPFVSSDSTSLGYHRFRGESCSGESVIPYLERISSPINTLRMLRINGFFPTFSPDGDFVAYNQGLGPDSGLKVVKSDGSRRWTLLKNRIAFNNDWSPTEKNVIYTSIGPIFATVKATVEIARITFDPEDLTDKCEEVEVDVKILTKEVTGNNAFSSCSPDGKFIVFRSGRSGYKNLYVMDAVKGEFEGEIRQLTEGPWIDTMPSWSPDGKLIAFSSNRHNPKDESKFSIYVVSPDGSDLRRIHIAGSDGDTERINHVCFSADGEWMLFAANMAGVTAEPISLPNQFQPYGDLFIVKLDGSGLRRLTWNGYENGTPAWHGRNDVDVGRLSLGGDVAGDELKGRFDEPLWIKCDF; encoded by the coding sequence ATGAACTCCCAACGTCTATCCTCTGCATTTCTCACTTCCTATAAATCTCCCCACACTTTcattaaatttatcaaacacTTCCCATACTTCACAAATCAACACTTCACTTTCCTTGGTCACTCCACTTCAACAATGGTTAACCCTAATGGCACAATCATCTTTTCCACCGTAGGCAGAACCGAATACGGATTCGACATTTTCTCCGTAAACCTATCGGGTTTTCTCCACAAGTCTCCCGCTACATTGCCCCAAGAGCAACGTCTCACTGATGGAATATCGATCAATTTCAATGCGCAATTTCTcgatgacaaaaaaaataatcaatcaaTTGTTTACATCTCCGAAAGAAACGGATCAGCTCAGGTTTATTTAACCGAACCAGGACTCACCAGGCCAAGTCTTCTTCACTCGGTGCCCGAAAGCAAATTTAACGACCGGCCGATCATCAAAGACGATCAGTTATACTATATTTCAGCTCACGAGGAGCCAGACCAGCTTTTTAAGAGCTGGTCTGCGCTGTATACTTCCCGAATAAACGGCGAAAAAGGAAAGCCTACTCGATTAACACCGAAAAATGAAGTTGATTACAGTCCTGCGATTTCAGAGTCAGGAGAGTGTTTCGCTGTTGCATCCTACGGGTCTCGGCCCTGGTCAGGCGAATTTCACGATCTCGAAACGAATATTATCGTTTTTCGAAGATCTAATCCTGAGGAGCGCTTTGTGGTGTGCCACCATGGCGGCTGGCCCACCTGGTCAGGTGACTCCACTCTTTACTTTCACCGTCAAGCTGATGACGGTTGGTGGAGTATTTTTCGGCTAGTTTTGTCGAATAATTTCGACGAAACTGCCGAATTATGCGCTCCTCAGCGAATTACTCCACCAGGTGTACATTGTTTTACACCTGCTGCAATGcacaataaaaatcaaattattgttGCAACGCGGAGGCCTGATAATAAGTATCGTCATATTGAAGTTTTCGATGTTGAATTGAAGACTTTTATTCCTGTCACTATGTTGTTAAACGCTGATATGCATCATTACAGTCCGTTTGTGTCCTCGGACTCTACTTCTCTCGGTTATCACAGATTTCGAGGTGAATCTTGCAGCGGAGAATCAGTGATTCCGTACTTGGAACGAATATCGTCTCCAATTAACACCTTGAGGATGCTGCGAATTAATGGATTTTTTCCTACTTTTTCGCCTGATGGTGATTTTGTCGCGTATAATCAAGGTTTAGGCCCTGATTCGGGCTTAAAAGTTGTAAAATCGGATGGCTCTAGGCGATGGACTTTGTTGAAGAACCGAATTGCGTTTAACAATGATTGGAGTCCAACTGAGAAGAATGTGATTTACACTTCGATTGGACCTATTTTCGCGACAGTGAAAGCAACAGTTGAAATTGCACGGATCACGTTTGATCCAGAGGATTTGACAGATAAGTGTGAAGAAGTTGAAGTAGATGTTAAAATTCTTACTAAAGAAGTGACAGGAAATAATGCCTTTTCGTCGTGCTCACCAGACGGAAAATTCATAGTTTTTAGGTCGGGTCGTTCTGGTTATAAGAATTTATATGTAATGGATGCTGTCAAGGGCGAATTTGAGGGTGAGATTCGTCAATTGACAGAAGGGCCGTGGATTGACACTATGCCAAGCTGGTCACCAGATGGAAAACTAATTGCATTTTCATCTAATAGGCACAATCCGAAAGACGAGAGTAAATTTAGCATTTATGTTGTTAGTCCAGATGGTTCAGATTTGAGGAGAATCCACATTGCAGGATCTGATGGAGATACTGAGAGGATTAACCATGTGTGTTTTAGTGCGGATGGAGAGTGGATGTTATTTGCCGCGAATATGGCTGGCGTTACAGCAGAGCCGATTTCATTGCCTAATCAGTTTCAGCCTTATGGCGATCTTTTTATAGTGAAGCTTGATGGAAGTGGATTGAGGAGGCTGACATGGAATGGATACGAGAACGGGACACCAGCATGGCATGGGAGGAATGACGTGGATGTTGGGCGTTTGAGTTTGGGTGGTGATGTGGCTGGAGATGAGTTGAAGGGTAGATTTGATGAGCCTTTGTGGATCAAGTGTGATTTCTAG